A region from the Sphaerodactylus townsendi isolate TG3544 linkage group LG01, MPM_Stown_v2.3, whole genome shotgun sequence genome encodes:
- the LOC125435828 gene encoding splicing factor 3B subunit 4-like, translating to MQPPAAGPLPPPVRFGPPPRAPYGPRPLPLSVVRGAPSSIPRDYPPGPPFGMRDFLPGPLPPPEHRGYLRGPPPFRPPAPRDYPPRLPPQGLRDYLPPPFRDLPPSGPSNYQGGPPCPPSPASSQDSAHHPEQKP from the exons ATGCAGCCTCCAGCAGCTGGACCTTTGCCACCTCCAGTTCGATTTGGACCTCCACCTCGAGCACCTTATGGACCTCGgcctcttcctctctctgttg TGCGTGGTGCTCCTTCATCCATTCCGAGAGACTATCCACCTGGCCCTCCCTTTGGAATGAGAGACTTTCTCCCTGGCCCACTGCCACCCCCAGAGCACAGAGGGTATCTCCGTGGACCGCCTCCTTTCCGACCTCCAGCCCCCAGAGATTATCCTCCACGGCTACCCCCCCAAGGATTAAGGGACTATCTCCCTCCTCCATTCAGAGACTTGCCACCTTCAGGACCCAGTAACTACCAAGGAGGCCCTCCATGCCCACCATCCCCAGCTAGCTCACAGGACTCAGCACATCATCCTGAACAGAAACCGTGA